Below is a window of Fulvitalea axinellae DNA.
TTAAGTTCGATCCTTGGCCCGTGGATCCGGAAGACGAGAAGGAGTTTTGGGGAAATACCCAAAAACGCTTGGCAGAATTGCCAAAAGGCGATGCTACCGGCGTAGCCGAGAATACTGAGGCGGACACTATTCTTCGTGATATTGTCGGGCGCTACTCGGAAGAGATTGCGGGGAATTTCAAAGAAAGCCATTATAAGCTAACAAGGGCGCTGGTCACTTTCGGGCTTACCCGTTTTTTGAACGGAGCCCGCTTAAAAGGTATCGATCGTTTCTTCAGGAACGAACTGTCCTTGATGGACAAAATCCATATCGTAGGTGAGACGGACAGACTACGGTCTTTGGCTAAGAAAGGCACAGTGGTTATGGTCCCGACACATTTCAGTAATCTGGATTCGGTTGTTATCGGGTGGGTGATTAATACTTTGGGTTTGCCGCCGTTGATTTACGGAGCGGGACTCAATCTTTTTAACCTAAAGCTTTTCGCTTATTTCATGAATAGCTTGGGCGCATACAAAGTGGACCGGAGAAAAAAGAACCTGGTCTATGTGGAGACGCTTAAGACATATTCTAGCCTTGCGTTGCAGAAAGGTATCCACAGTTTATTTTTTCCTGGCGGAACACGTTCCAGATCTGGGAAATTAGAGAAAAGATTAAAGCTTGGCCTGCTAAGTACTGCGATCGAAGCGCAACGAACCAATTACCAAAACGCTGAAAAGAACGGGGAAAAGCCGGGCAAAATCTTTGTCGTTCCGGTTTGCTTGAATTATAATTTCGTTTTCGAAGCGGAACAACTGATTAAGGATTACCTGAAAAGGCAGGGGCAAGAGCGTTATTATATCGACTCCGAACACTTCAGCTCTTCATTCGGAATCCTTAAATTCATCTTTAAGTTTATGATGAAAGGCGCCGATGTCTCCGTATCGATAGGTAAGCCTATGGATTTGTTCGGTAATTTTGTTGATGACGAAGGGGACGCTTTTGACCAGTATGGGCGAAAGATCAGCATGGCGGATTATTTTAAGTCAGGCGAAGGGGTTGACGAGAACTTGCAAAGGGAAACGGTTTACACCCGTATGCTCGGTGACCGGATAATTGAGGAATTTCATAGGATAAACCGTGTTTCATCTGCGCATTTGGCGGCGTTCGTTACTTTCCATATGTTAAGAAAAAGACATAGGAAGCTGGATCTCTACAGTCTGTTGCGTTTGTCAGGAGAGGAGTTGGTTGTTAATTACGACGAGTTGAGGGAGACTTTTATCCGTTTGCGCGACGTAATTTTCAGATACAAAAAGGAGGGACGTATTGGAGTGGCGGATCATATGTCGAGTAAGGATATAGACAAGCTGATACGCGAAGGTGTGGATAATTGTGGGATGTACCACCCGAAACGTCCTTTGAGGTTTGACAAGAAGGGCAACGTTACTACCCAAGACATAAATACGCTTTATTATTACAGTAATAGATTGGTAGGATATGGGCTCGAAAAATATATCTGAGATGACCGCCGTAGGCGTTATCGGAGCGGGTAGTTTCGGTTTGGCCGTGGCCAATCTGTTGGCTGAGAACGGAGAGGTTTTGCTATATGTCAGGAATAAGGAGATTATTCCGAAAATAAATGAGGACAGATACTGCAATAAACAGGAAATCAGCGAAAACATCCGTGCTACGGGTGACCTTAAGGAGGTCGCCGACAACTGTAGGGTGATTTTTCCGGTTGTTCCGTCTGTGAATTTTCGTGATATGATGCGGGACTTGGCTCCCCATCTTTATCCTTATCATATTTTGATTCATGGTACTAAGGGGCTTGATTTCCCTTACAAAGACAATATGGTCTATAATCGCGAGAGCGTTCGGACCATGAGCGAAATCATTCGTGAGGAAAGCTGTGTCGTAAGGGTAGGCTGTCTTGCCGGACCAAATTTGGCCCGTGAGCTTGCCGAGAAGCAACCCGCGGCGACAGTTGTGGCCAGTCATTTCGACGAAGTGATCGATGCGGGACAAAAGCATCTTAGAAGTGATCGCTTTCAAGTCTACGGCTCAAGCGATCTGATCGGAGTGGAGCTGACAGGCGTACTGAAAAATGTCTTAGCGATCGCCTCCGGGGCTTTGAGTGGCTTAGGTTACGGAGAAAACGCTAAGGGATTGCTTATTAGTCGGGGTTTGGTCGAGATGATTTATGTCGGTAAAGTGCTTGGCGGAAATACTGAAGCGTTTGTCGGCTTGGCGGGTGTTGGTGATATTGTGGCGACTTGCACAAGTAAGCTTAGCCGGAATTTTACCGTTGGTTACCGATTGGCGCAAGGCGAGTCTTTGGAAGATATTATCGAATCGATGGATGAAGTGGCGGAGGGAGTGAAAACGGTGAAAATCGTGAAACGTCTTTCCGAGCATTACGGCGTTCGGGCACCGATTACCGAAGCGCTTTATAAAGTTTTGTACGAAGGGGTAACGATTCAGGAAGTTATCCGATTGCTTATGAAATTACCGATGAATGCGGATATAGACTTTTTGTAGAAGTAAGGTAGAAGAGAATATAGAGGCCCTTTCCTTTAACAGGATTGGGCTTTTTTGTTGCCGGCAACCTTTGATGTTGGGTTATGTTTGATTTTTTTGAGATTAGAAAACTTTTTGATGTAACTTTTTCATTATATTTTCATTTGATTTAGTGTCCCGACTTTCTATTTCAATGTTACTGTTGATCTTGGAGGTTAATGAAAAGGTTTGTGTGGTTGTTAAATTTTTGTTTATGAAAGAGATTAAGAATTACTGGTTATTTGTGTTGTTTTTCATTTTTATCTCGGCTTGTTCAGAGAATGACACTAACCCGGAAGATGAAATAAATCAGAAAGAGCTAACCGAAGAGCAAAAAGAAAATATTGCCATTAACAACTGGACTTACGAGCAAATGTCTTTGTACTACTTGTGGCGTGACAAATTGCCTGCTCCAGAAGGATTGGATGCTACACAAACCCCTTCAGATTTGTTCGATAAGTTATTATATCAAGGGACGGAGGCTAATAGTAAGAAGGATGCTGATAAGTGGTCATGGATGACGGATGATTATGAGGCGCTGAAAAAGCAATTTGAAGGAATAAGTAAGTCAACGGGACACTCGCAGGTATTGAGTTTGGTGTCGGAAGGAAGCGATCAAGTTATCGCTATTGTTACGATGGTTTACCCCAAGTCGCCTGCTGAAAAGGTAGGATTGAAGCGTGGGGATATTATTACAAAGATTGACGGAAAGCAGATCAATAAAAGTAATTACAGGGAGTTATTGGGTAAAGACAGCTACACTGCGTCAGTTTCAAATATGGTAAATGGGCAGATTGTAGATTCAGGCAAAACCGTAAGTTTGGAAGCGGAGACCGATTTTGTTGAAAACCCTATTTTCATGTCAAAGGTAATTGAGGAGTCGGGTAAGAAAATCGGTTATTTAGTTTACAATTCTTTTATTGATTCTTACAACGACGATCTTGACCAGGTATTTGGCGCTTTCCGGGAGCAGGGAGTGACAGATTTGATTCTAGATTTGCGTTATAATCCGGGAGGAGCAACTTCGGCGGCAAAACATTTATCGGGTCTTATCGGCCCAGCTTCTTTGGCCGGAAAGGTGTTTTATAAATCGCAGTATAATACGGAGTTGCAAAAATATTTGGTTGAGACAGAGGGCGAGGATTACCTCAATGTGCGTTTTGGTTCGCATGGAAATGGGCTGGGATTGAATTCCGTTTGGGTGCTAACTACTTCAGGTTCTGCGTCTGCTAGTGAGTTGGTTATCAATGGGCTGAGGCCTTATATGACAGTGACGACAGTCGGTAGTAATACCCATGGGAAGTATGCGGGATCAGTCACATTCCAAAACAAAGAAACGGGGAGAACGAATTGGGCATTGCAACCTATTATCCTTAAGTTGGCTAATGCGGACGGCGTAACTGATTATTGGAACGGCTTTTCTCCGATTGTTGCTGTGGAAGACGATTTTTTCACAGAACTAGGCGACGTAAACGAAGGGATGTTACGCGCGGCGATTAATGATATTACTGGCGGGTCAAACGTTCCGGCTAGAAAAGCATCTAGTGCATCGATAGGGAAATATTTCCGCTTTTATAATCCGGCGCTTAAGCCAGATCAGATGGGGAATCAGGTAGAGTTGCCTGAGCTTTCTTTGTGAGGAAACAAATTGAGGTGAAAGAAAAAAACTCCTTGCGGATAATCTGCAAGGAGCTTTTTTTGACCTGAATAATTCGGGAAATTTATTCCGCAAGAATTTTCTTAAAGTCGTAATGCTCTGGGTTTGGTACCAGTTCTTTTGCGTACTCGTAGTCTTTTTCCGTGATGTACTGCATATTGTGTTTGAATACGTTGCGTACCATCTCGCTTTGGATGTTGACAAGGCGAGGTTGAACTTTTCCGTCTTTGTCAGCTACGTCTCTTAGGTAAAGAGGTCTGATATTGCCTTGAATATCCACAGATACCATGCACCCTGTACGTCCTTGTTTGAAGAGTTCGCCAACGCCAAGACCCAATAGGGTACACATCGTTAAGTCATAACCGATTGGGTGTGTACAACGAAGCTCAAAGCCGAGTTCAACAGGACGGCTGTTAATATTCAGGCCAATTCGGTCGCACTCTTTTTGTACGAGCGTTTTGAAAATATGGGCTTTACTTACGCTGAAAAGCTCTGGGTGTCCGTGATCGTCGTAAGTGAAGTTAATGCCACTGTTTGCGATTTCTTCGTCTTTCAGGAAATGAAATACGCCTTCGCTGACAATTGCTGCGCCGTAGTTAATGCCCAAAAGTGTTCTTTTCAACATCGACGAGACGACAAGCCTAGTGATCTTGTCCAGAGTAACCGGGGAATTTTCGAACATCTCCGGAACGATAATCATCGGGAAGTGGGCCGCCTTTCCGATGCCGAGAGCTAAGTGGCCGGCTTCGCGTCCCATTGCCGAAAGGACGAACCAGTTGTGGCTGGTTCTGGCGTCTTCGTAAGCCGTCAATGCGATCTGCACTCCTTCGTGCAAAGCGGTTTGGTAACCGAATGTAGGGATTCCTTCCGGTAGGGGAAGATCGTTGTCAATGGTTTTAGGTACGTGGATATTGGCCACGTCCAAGCCGTTATTAAGCAAATATTTGCTTATCCTGTTGGCGGTGGAGGCGGTATCGTCGCCGCCAATGGTTACGAGAAGTTCGACGTTGTTGTCGATGAAGAACCTGGAGTCGAACTCCGAATCTTCCGGTTTGTAACGGCTCATGGGTAATGCCGAACCGCCACGGTTTAGAATAAGGTCAGCAAACTTGAAATCGAGCTCGATGAACTCGGGATTTTCAGTGAAAATGGTTTTGTAGCCGTATTGTACGCCCAAGACTCTGTAATCTTGTTGGACGAAGAATTTTGTAATGGTACTTATTACGGTGTTGATGCCCGGTGCGGGGCCTCCCCCGCACAAAATTGCTACGCTTCGTTTCATCATGTTAAAATTTTCCGCTGCGAAGATGCTAAAAACAATTCAAAATCCATGGATGCTTTGCGCACATTGCGAAAACCTTCTTGGGCTGATTTGTGTTTTGGCGCTTTCGCCGATTTTATCGGGTTAATTCAGTTGCGGATGACCGAAACAGAATGTCTGCGTTCTGAAGAATCTTTTTCTTGAGGTCTTCCGGATAATCGGGCCTGGTATCTAGGAATTCTCGGACTAGGGCGGTTGCCTGAGCGGAACTATGGCCACTAAAGAGGGCGCCGAGCCAATTGCCGGGAAAGAAAAGATCGCCTGTTCGCTGTGTTTCCTTTAACAATTCCAGACCTGGAGTTATGTATTTGATAGCGTGCTCTTGTCTTAAAGGGTGATTAAGCAATGCCAACGCTTTGAGTGTCCATACGGTTTTCGTGCGGTTTTGTTGTTGGGCAAGGCCCATAAAAAACGCGTCGCGGGAGGCCGTGTCTGCTGACAGGGCGGGAGCTAAGTGCTTCCATTTTGATTTTTCGTGCGGACTAGGGGCCTTCTCCAAAATCGTTTCGAGAAGTTTGTCAGAGAACTTGCCGTGAACAGCCAAACTGTATGTTAGACGGGAGTAATCATCATATCTGAGTTTGTAGCCAGCTAGTCCCGATGAACCGTTCAGGAGCGCTAGCGCTTTTTTCAGGCCTTGGTCTGAATAAAGGCAAGAACTCCAAGTTTTGAGATATGCGCTTTTTACGCCAGGCTCTTCCGCCATCTCGGCGTTCTTCCAAAGCCAAGTTTCTTGTTTCTTTGAGACATTGATCCGTTGTTGATTATCGAGAAAATGCCAGAAAGCGGTGGAAGAGAACCCCAATACTTTGTCGATAATAAGCGGGTTGGTTTCGAAGCCCAAATTATCACGGACGGCTTGTAGAAATTTCAGGCCGGAAAGCCTGTTGTCGAGCATATCCTCATAGAGGTTTAGCCAAACGGCGGTTCTCGCAGTCTCGGTTTTTAGGTTTCGCAGGTTTTTCCTAAGGTATACACGGGAGTTTTTGTCCATCACAAAATGCCCGTAAGCGAATGCGTCTGAGTTAGGAAGAATAAAGTTTGCATTCAAACCCTTGGCTTTGTCTATTGTATGGCTACTGCCGGATTGGAATGAAGTGTTGATCGTCACGTCCTCGTCGGCAGTGCCGATTAGCCAAGTCAGGGGCTGGTTTTTCGCTATGTTTCCTTTTTGATAGATCTCAAGGTTCGAAACCTCCTCGCCAAAGTACTCCGTCTTAACGGTGTATTCCGGCATTCCCGGTTTCTCTACCCACACATCGCTCCATATGCTTAGGTCCTGTTCTGTGTGTTTGTCCAGAATGGAAAGAAGATCATGCCAAGTGGCGTTGCCGAATTTGTGTAGCTGAACATACTCCCTAAGCGCGTTCTTGAATTTTTCTTCGCCGACTAATTGCTCCGCCATGCGCATAATGGCTGGTGCTTTGTGGTAAATAATGCTTCCGTAGATGGAGCCGGCCTTGAGTAGATTGTCCAGTTCCTGTTGAACGGGGTGGCTTCCTTCCGAGCGGTCAACCGAGTAAGCGCTAGGATAATGCGAAAGGACGAATTTCACGTCATGGTTAATGTCCGGGAATTTCGGGTTCACGATTTTGTCGGCCAAAAAGTTTGCGAAGACTTCCTTGAGCCAAACTTCGTTGAACCATTTTATCGTTACCAGATTCCCGAACCACATATGCGTCACTTCGTGCGCAATCAGTTTTGCCCTGTAGAGTTTTGCGCTAGGTGTGGCTTGATCGTCGAGGAAAAGCTTTTCTTGTCTGAAGAATGTAGCGCCCGGATGTTCCATCCCGCCGAATTGGAATGCGGGAATCGCCGCGCAATCGAAGTGGCTGAAAGGGTAGGGGACACCGGTTAGCTCCTCCATCCAGTAAAGAGATTCTTCCAAGTATTCGAAAACCGGATCTAAGCTTTCCTTTATTTTCAGGCTGTCTTTCTCCATATGGAGCAGACTGACGTTTCTTTTTCCGAATTTTCTACGCTCCACCTGATAGTCGCCTGCGGTAAAAGCGAAAAGATATGTGCTTATCGGCTGCGTTTTTCCGTAAGTAAGTGTCCTTTCCTTAGATCCGATGGATTCTGACAGTAAAGGACCGTTTGCCAAGGCTTTCCATTCCTGCGGGATAGTAAGCGTAAGCTCGTAAGTGGCTTTTAAGTCTGGTTGGTCAAAGCACGGGAACGCCGTGGAGGCCCGATCGGGAACAAAGAGCGTATACATTTTATCATCGTCCCTGTTCAATGAGTGGTCCGCGGCGATAAAGTCCACATTTATAGTGTTCGCTCCGGTTTTTAAGGCCTTTTTCGGGATAATGATATGCCCGTTAACGTGAATGACGGGAAGTCTGCCTGCGGAAGTGCTGACGGATAAAACGGAATCTCCACGGAAGTCAAGGGCTAAAGGTTCCTGAACGTCCGATAGGTTAAGGGAGATTTTCGCAAGGCCAGAGATTTTTTGTTTCCGGTCTTTAGGGATATGGAGTCCTAAAGCGTAATTGATGTCTTTGATCCGTGCTTTTCTTGCTTTCGCAAGTTGTAGCGAAACACCGAGTTCGGGGAAATCCGCTTTTTTGTCAGAGCAAAAGGCTTCTTGTGACAAAATAGATAATATAAGGAGAAGCGTAAAAATGAAGAGACGCATACTTTGATGAGTTAGTTTTTGAGTGGGCGGGTCCTTGCCTTTACATGAAAAGGACAGTTTCGACCCGACATTACAATATACGAATTCTTTCAACAGCAATTTTCAGCCAACGGAATTCGGCTTTTGAACTAGGTTTATTGAACGTGTAATACAATCGCTCATTTGTTTGCCTCTTGAGTGACGTGCATGTTGAGACTCTTTACTAATTAATTCGTTTATAAAGAAAACAGGTTGGAAACCGAAGTGAGTAGCTTTTCTTTTCGGCTTATTCCTGATTTGTAGAACGTTGAGATCGCTAAAGTATTCGCTAGGATTAATTATAAGTAGAGTGAATGGCATAACATACTGAAGGAAGCGAGAGGCTATCAAGGCCTTTTGAAGTAGTTTGGATTACTGATAATCCGTCAAGACTAATTTTAATATTAGGTAATGCACATATCGTTAAGCGTGTAAGTGAACGTCGTTTCCGGATTTTGTCCAAGAAAGTGACAAAATTCAAGACCTAACCTATTAATAGGCCTTGCATTTGGGACTTTATTTATCTATTTATGGGGATAGTTTGGGAATGGAGTTCCCACGGAGTTATAATTTATAATTGTAAGATATTTATGCGTGTAAGCCGGACGCTGTTGTTGGTAGTGAGTATTTTTTTTCTGGCGCTGGAGTCAATGGCTCAAAATGTAGTCCAGATAAAGGGAACGGTTTACGATTCGGAAACCAAGGAGCCTATCCCGTTCGTTAACGTCGTGCTTAAAAATCGCAAGGAAATAGGCACGATTACGGACGTAAACGGAAAGTTTTCGTTCAAGGCGAAGGTCAAAGGGAAAAAGGCTGTCCTGTTAGCCTCGTTTATCGGTTATTTGCCTACCGAACAGGCCGTAGAGATTGCC
It encodes the following:
- a CDS encoding 1-acyl-sn-glycerol-3-phosphate acyltransferase; translation: MKPEGKSSRTKKYAPILPGPNDWPVVWLAKNRKDFVEEVTARSFDRLKKLRGNRNALIEELELTLFKEKSRVKFDPWPVDPEDEKEFWGNTQKRLAELPKGDATGVAENTEADTILRDIVGRYSEEIAGNFKESHYKLTRALVTFGLTRFLNGARLKGIDRFFRNELSLMDKIHIVGETDRLRSLAKKGTVVMVPTHFSNLDSVVIGWVINTLGLPPLIYGAGLNLFNLKLFAYFMNSLGAYKVDRRKKNLVYVETLKTYSSLALQKGIHSLFFPGGTRSRSGKLEKRLKLGLLSTAIEAQRTNYQNAEKNGEKPGKIFVVPVCLNYNFVFEAEQLIKDYLKRQGQERYYIDSEHFSSSFGILKFIFKFMMKGADVSVSIGKPMDLFGNFVDDEGDAFDQYGRKISMADYFKSGEGVDENLQRETVYTRMLGDRIIEEFHRINRVSSAHLAAFVTFHMLRKRHRKLDLYSLLRLSGEELVVNYDELRETFIRLRDVIFRYKKEGRIGVADHMSSKDIDKLIREGVDNCGMYHPKRPLRFDKKGNVTTQDINTLYYYSNRLVGYGLEKYI
- a CDS encoding NAD(P)H-dependent glycerol-3-phosphate dehydrogenase, with the translated sequence MGSKNISEMTAVGVIGAGSFGLAVANLLAENGEVLLYVRNKEIIPKINEDRYCNKQEISENIRATGDLKEVADNCRVIFPVVPSVNFRDMMRDLAPHLYPYHILIHGTKGLDFPYKDNMVYNRESVRTMSEIIREESCVVRVGCLAGPNLARELAEKQPAATVVASHFDEVIDAGQKHLRSDRFQVYGSSDLIGVELTGVLKNVLAIASGALSGLGYGENAKGLLISRGLVEMIYVGKVLGGNTEAFVGLAGVGDIVATCTSKLSRNFTVGYRLAQGESLEDIIESMDEVAEGVKTVKIVKRLSEHYGVRAPITEALYKVLYEGVTIQEVIRLLMKLPMNADIDFL
- a CDS encoding S41 family peptidase codes for the protein MKEIKNYWLFVLFFIFISACSENDTNPEDEINQKELTEEQKENIAINNWTYEQMSLYYLWRDKLPAPEGLDATQTPSDLFDKLLYQGTEANSKKDADKWSWMTDDYEALKKQFEGISKSTGHSQVLSLVSEGSDQVIAIVTMVYPKSPAEKVGLKRGDIITKIDGKQINKSNYRELLGKDSYTASVSNMVNGQIVDSGKTVSLEAETDFVENPIFMSKVIEESGKKIGYLVYNSFIDSYNDDLDQVFGAFREQGVTDLILDLRYNPGGATSAAKHLSGLIGPASLAGKVFYKSQYNTELQKYLVETEGEDYLNVRFGSHGNGLGLNSVWVLTTSGSASASELVINGLRPYMTVTTVGSNTHGKYAGSVTFQNKETGRTNWALQPIILKLANADGVTDYWNGFSPIVAVEDDFFTELGDVNEGMLRAAINDITGGSNVPARKASSASIGKYFRFYNPALKPDQMGNQVELPELSL
- a CDS encoding 6-phosphofructokinase translates to MMKRSVAILCGGGPAPGINTVISTITKFFVQQDYRVLGVQYGYKTIFTENPEFIELDFKFADLILNRGGSALPMSRYKPEDSEFDSRFFIDNNVELLVTIGGDDTASTANRISKYLLNNGLDVANIHVPKTIDNDLPLPEGIPTFGYQTALHEGVQIALTAYEDARTSHNWFVLSAMGREAGHLALGIGKAAHFPMIIVPEMFENSPVTLDKITRLVVSSMLKRTLLGINYGAAIVSEGVFHFLKDEEIANSGINFTYDDHGHPELFSVSKAHIFKTLVQKECDRIGLNINSRPVELGFELRCTHPIGYDLTMCTLLGLGVGELFKQGRTGCMVSVDIQGNIRPLYLRDVADKDGKVQPRLVNIQSEMVRNVFKHNMQYITEKDYEYAKELVPNPEHYDFKKILAE
- a CDS encoding M1 family aminopeptidase, which produces MRLFIFTLLLILSILSQEAFCSDKKADFPELGVSLQLAKARKARIKDINYALGLHIPKDRKQKISGLAKISLNLSDVQEPLALDFRGDSVLSVSTSAGRLPVIHVNGHIIIPKKALKTGANTINVDFIAADHSLNRDDDKMYTLFVPDRASTAFPCFDQPDLKATYELTLTIPQEWKALANGPLLSESIGSKERTLTYGKTQPISTYLFAFTAGDYQVERRKFGKRNVSLLHMEKDSLKIKESLDPVFEYLEESLYWMEELTGVPYPFSHFDCAAIPAFQFGGMEHPGATFFRQEKLFLDDQATPSAKLYRAKLIAHEVTHMWFGNLVTIKWFNEVWLKEVFANFLADKIVNPKFPDINHDVKFVLSHYPSAYSVDRSEGSHPVQQELDNLLKAGSIYGSIIYHKAPAIMRMAEQLVGEEKFKNALREYVQLHKFGNATWHDLLSILDKHTEQDLSIWSDVWVEKPGMPEYTVKTEYFGEEVSNLEIYQKGNIAKNQPLTWLIGTADEDVTINTSFQSGSSHTIDKAKGLNANFILPNSDAFAYGHFVMDKNSRVYLRKNLRNLKTETARTAVWLNLYEDMLDNRLSGLKFLQAVRDNLGFETNPLIIDKVLGFSSTAFWHFLDNQQRINVSKKQETWLWKNAEMAEEPGVKSAYLKTWSSCLYSDQGLKKALALLNGSSGLAGYKLRYDDYSRLTYSLAVHGKFSDKLLETILEKAPSPHEKSKWKHLAPALSADTASRDAFFMGLAQQQNRTKTVWTLKALALLNHPLRQEHAIKYITPGLELLKETQRTGDLFFPGNWLGALFSGHSSAQATALVREFLDTRPDYPEDLKKKILQNADILFRSSATELTR